The DNA sequence ttttgtgattcataaaatttctattaactCCCAGCTTAATTTATCCTTTCTCAGAAAAATTCCTTTGTCACTCTGAAGTCAACCAAAAGTTAATAATGAGTTATCTTATATCCTGAGAAAAAATGgttatggtcttttttttttaatttgttacagaagcatttcaaaattaaatatttattgacaCCAATATGTTATCACTTTCGAGGTATACTTCTGAGGACATGGTAGATCAAATTCAAgcaaatgcagatgaaaaaaaatattgaaatcgaTGACGATAAAAAGCAGGGCTACTAAGTTAGCAAGTGGAGTTCCTGATTTGGATTATCATTCTAGCTGAAaaggttaaaaattgttttctctatCGCTTAttctagaaatttttatttgaaaatatgaagcCAGTGATTAATTTATGATTAATTTATGATTCTAACAACTATTCTTAATAGTTGTAAAAGAATGAAAAGTCATCTGATAAAAGCCTAACATCCTTCATACTAAAGCTTATTCTTCATTGTGTTGAAAAAAGGATTCCTTGAAGTCCGAAAACAGTTATCTGCAAGTTTTATGTGATAAAATGTTGTTATATCTAATTTTACCGTTgttatatctattttttaataatgatcTTAAATTTACAGGATATTTTATGTTTCCCATGATTCTCAAGATCTTAAAATATTTAGTTACATAGCAAGAGACGGGGGAAGTAACTCATTCAAGTGCAATGTCTTCAAGTCAAAAAAGAAGGTATTTATTTTCTCCCATTTGCTTAGGTTAAGTTAATGATACATAATGATAAGTTAATACCTTGAATTCTGCCAGACAATGGGCAGATTGTTTTCCTTTTCtaaaatggaatatttttaatgatatttttataaattttaatttcgagTTGATAGACATTAATGAACAAATCTTtgttgaaaacactttttttttaatttaaaaaacaaaacaaaacaagaaaaaaccttcaaaaatatttttccccccaacttttattattttttccaattttaaatgtttaaaattgtgaGCAATCGTTTATTTCTTGTTGAAAACATAGTACTTACAACTTATTTTTCCTTTGATGTGACGTGcgttagcgttttgctgtaattgcACAGTAACCTTTTACATCTGCTTTCGGTATACAATACttcttattattttatcattaataTACAAAACGAAGCAAATTGAGCAAAAATACAAATCTATTTatgtacaaaaattatttatttgttataacAATCGACATATCATATAATTTATAATAGAAAACAACATCCATGGATAGTACACCCATTCCAACTATCTCTGACTTTTTTCTAGCGTGTCAGAGCATGCTTTCACTGAAATTAATTGGtagtacaaagaaaaattcagctaattttttaaaaaattgtcacatACATAGAAATTTTAGCCAATTTTTGTATCATGATCTAAAATTATGGAAGAATGCATCCATGAACGTTCCGGATTTAGAACCCCATACTGTATCTGCAAATAAATTTCAAACCCAAAGGCACATCAAGTAAGTGAATTACTTCAGGACACTGTTGTCACATGCCCgaatgaatatttatttagatttctatttataagtaaaataaaaattttatatatgagtataatttttattatatgtaataaaaagtatatttagtcagctatatatatttacatatctAATTTCTTTTTCTGCTAGAGTCAAGCTATGAGAATTGTTCGCACTGTTGGGCAAGCTTTTGAAGTGTGTCACAAACTAAGCTTAGCTTTAGCTTCAACATCTGCCTGTATAACTTCTAATGAAGATATTGAAGAAAGTACTTTACCTGATCATCATTCTAACAAAGgtaaactttattacaatacttatttaaagtttctttcatcatataagttttatttattttgaatatgttCTACTTAATTGAGTAACGTTTTGTGTGCTATGTCAACTTGCCTGAAACATAAATTTATATGTGTGTGTTAGTGCAATATCCCCTGAAGTGCCTATCGTATTTGCCCCAAAAAGTGAGCTTACGCCTGCGTTGACTTCCAATAAAACTAGCAATGCTACCTAGCGCCAATGCAACAAAAGACGTTTCTATGGcaatggatccaaacaattcaaatcaaattgctaatatgttgttttcaaaatttaaatttagaaataagCCAATTGTTTTCtttgttgttaatttttaatACCTTCGATGCATGGCAGAAGCGTCCGTACCAAAAATTACTTATCCTCGTTCCCTCGATTTGGGTTtgtttttgctctatgttaaaagcgagaaagcgacaggcatttagtattaagggGGTGTTGgttagtgtatgtgtgtgttgtgtaaATTTGCTGAGACATCAGTTCCATGCTTAAAAATTgaggacttttttttaaagcgggatacagtttatgttttattttcctttttagacATTGAAGGATAATTCTATAATGTGATTCGTTACGCTATTGGTATATACAAGtacaaaaaatcgcttaaaaaattattttgttttatttaacttaaatattcacATAAGATAAAATTATGATGTCTATGACATGTAGTATATGATCTATGGTTGACATGACAGATGTGTTTGGCAAACAACTTTTATCTACTTCATTATATGCATTTTATAtacaatatatgaaaaaaatcaaaaatggtgaagcaaccaaaaattttttatttcactgaAATTATGTGGAATGACCCATAAATGACGCAACAATTTCAGAGATGTATATTACCATTATTTAAAACCAtctgaaaaatatattgtaaaatgAAATCGTAAAAGTGGGGGGTCACATTTTTGAGGTAGGCAAATTTATTTCCTGAGctggaaaaattcattttaagtttttttagaaatttgtaataaatattaagcattattaatattgttcttttatttatttattattttttttaaaggtaagagTCAAGGAGATGGTGCTTCTGAGCCTAATAGTTGTGATACGCAAGAAGAGTCAAGTCTCACAAAATCACCCGACATAGAGGCAAAAGTGAAAACAAAAGAAACTGACTTATACGAAAAATCTGATAGTAGGGTAagtttattgcaaaattttgacTAATTTGATTTGGACAATATcgtcttttacattgaaaaaggcattaatTGTGAtaccaaaacatgtgtctgccagacttagataaaatgaaaagctttctgcgaacacaaatcctaagtggaaatttttatgcaaataattattttgcctaactcacccttgaataaaaaattaaatttatattcaaatatgaaagagacaaaaaaagggctttaaatcatttaattttttttacaataacatataatttgcttatttttcactaactgaagaaaactgccaaaaccattatttttttccacatgtgctttaaaaggcttttggagaaaggctttaacagaaataaactctaggattttcttaaaaattcctttaaaaaaaaatcaacataagcagtttgaaaaaaaaatttctgcgcagcctaaaattttctgcgaatgctgttcgcgcgttcgtctatattatgcaagactgaatATTGcacttatttttctgaaaataaagcagTGCTTCGTAAGCATTCAGCACACAACCTTAATGTATTGTGTTGCTAAATGTATAAAGTAGCATGTATGATAATATTTAGCTGCAAtacttgttttaatattttcaattgaaaGATTTTTCAACGAATTAAATGCTTTTAGAATTAGATTATTGACTTGTGGAATGTGAGTGGgacaaaataagtgaaaataatagtgtaaataaattgttGTGAATTGTAAATTTGAGAAAGTGTTAGATTTGATGGGTTGTAACAAATTTTTGCAGCTACAAAAAAGTcaaaatactgatttaaaaaataattttgtgcacAAAGCAAAAATGTTGCATTATAGTGCAAATGAAACTTttagaaattaacttttttttccatagaCTTTCAAAGGTTCTGCTTctgaaaataataagaaaattctTGATTCTCCAAGTGTTTATCATCATATCCAGTTATTAAAAGAGCAACTAGAGCAACAGAACCAGCAATTACATACTGTTGTGGGGCAGGTACAACTGTTAAAGGATCAACTTTCTGCTGAAACTACAGCTCGTCAAGAAGCACAAGTAAATGTTTTATTCCTGATTTTTATttccttctaattttttttcatatgaattaatttgttttacttaaaatcaCATTAAATGATGATGAATCAGCGAACTGGATttcataaataattcaaaaattaaatatttaagtgCAAATGTATAGGAATGTTgttatctatataaataaaacaatatatattatgtgtatgtatatatgtgtgtgtgtgtgtatgttccctatacaaatccacaaatTCCGTCGACTCTCCACCAAAtctggcagggaggtacttgggcacccgagaaagaATGTAGGGGGTTTTTATATATCAAAAAAgtaagtcaaattttaattttaggactcgAAAAgagcattaaatggctcttttacctgaaatatttcttcaattttcttGTTTTGTCTCATTGGAAAGCCTGACAAAAATACTCTTGAAGTAAATTTACTTCCTTTGAAACTATAAAAAACCAAGGCTGCAAAATTACCAGGAAAAAGttgtaagcatttttaagcctaagaGATCCAtatcaaatctgaattttatcCTTTGCCTATGAGCTCAGTTTAAATTAgtgtgaataaaatcatttttgatctgttgctatttatttttcttggctgtgaataaataaaactcttgcttttgctttgaggtaaCATTTTAccctttagttaatttttttgctccttttttgttttttttttgtactgccagtaGAAGATAATCAAGAATTTTAGTTCTATTAATGGAGgattgaatttaatttattcGAGACTTATAGATTTgctgttaatgaaatttaagaatcattatttcaatgggaaattttacagtatttttgattttttcctctattatttaagcctaattgttgaatgCGCATCATTTACTGAACTTTTATTATCGAGGTATGCCGTGCAAAGCCTAGCTATGGAGCTAGTCTGTATATATTACATAGATATATATGTTATTTCTATGTAAAACTTTCAGCTCAAGAAATATTTCAACTGAATACTTTGTGTATCATTTGGCTTACTTTGAAAAATGGTCTAAGATTGTATTGTTAGCGCGCATACATTTTGTCTGCTTCTTGAAGTCACTTTTGTGGTAGACTAAGTATCTGACAAATCTGTCATGGAGGTCTTTGAAAAATTCTCTAGGTTGGCACACTATTGTCCCATCTGTCATTTTACCAGACAGTGGCagctcgtgggaggggccagagggggcctgagccccctcacttttttcagacaataatttattactgtttatttattttccttttttttccatgcgtacgtgcttgaaaataaaaaaaaaaggattgtactgtattttcctgtgtataaccgcagattatctgttaaaaaagtcaTCTGTATTTTTTCCCTccacaccaacgcattgaacctcaatatttacagcaggattcgccgAGACGGTTACCttgcctgtatgttgtttattttacacagcttGAATAGTCTTCTTAAGTAATTCAGGCTGTGTAAAATTTATAACAAACTGTAAAAGAAGCCATCATTTGCACAAAATTAGCtggtttgctcctttcttgacattggcttcaagtaattagcatactataatGACAGTTtagaaaagaaatcattttttttattagttttgaaaaagcctttaaaagtattgtttcaggtttttaatttagttgctaaaattttatgttaaatcaaaacttcatttttctgcaTCGTATTATCCGCATATTATCCAAAGATTTCGTTTTCTTCAGACTGGTTGTAGaacttccattttgaaaaatattccagGGAAGAGTTCCAGAATTCCTTCCCGTAAAAATGTTTGTCTACAGTTGCGTGTTTGGAACTGCTATTTCGAAAAATGAAGGAGGAGGtggaattgatttctatttatttttcaaaaaaggaaagaaaaaaccgATCAGTAAGCTCCACTCCTTACCCGGTCtattgcttttatatttcttgCAACATTCAGATGGGCTATAGTCTCCAGatagtaaattttgtaaaagtattttgaaaCTCAGTGACATAGCCAAAGGGTCTGGACCCTAAAATGAACAAAGAGCTAGAAATGagcaagaaaattcaaattttcacaaAGTTTTCCTGTTTATGTATATGTTACTGTAAGACTTTGAAATCTGGTAAATATCGACTTTAGCCGGTGTATATCAACAATGACATGAAAATCTAGCTATGCCACTGCATTGAAACAAATAACTAGTGTGTCTTTCTGTTCGAGAaggatacataaaataaaattttatgtaaaagaaaGAATGACCAACATATTAACCTACTTATTATGCTTATGTTTCGTTTATGTAATATTTTGTCTCATAATTGCTTTTTTCATACATTACTGGTGCTGAGTTATTCATTGTAATTGTATTTTGTACTTATAGTCTCAGAATCACCGTTTACTGGCTCATAATAAGGAACTTCTGGAGCATATTAGGAAACTTGTGAATCATATTCAGGAAATTGAAGCAAAAGTAAACTTGTCTGAAAGATCGGACGAAACCATGATTCCTCAATCATTCCATCCAACTCCTgtaagtttctttttaaaaaaaaatttatttttcattgaatttattcAACATGAATACTTCACtgatcaaatatttaatttggtgtattcaaaaaaaaatggacCAATAGCAAATTTGagggggttttttaaaatttttttttttaaattttgaatattgcTTTTTTGAATCTTGGGTGAATTTCTCAAACAGGAGATGAGTAATTAGGTGAAATAAGCTAAAAGGTCAATAGGAAATGTATTTTAACTGACTTAACCTGACTTTCTGTTCTGATCTAAGCAATGCTTGTTATTGATTATGTTTGCAATATGCAATTTCTAGTGTATGTTTGCTTTTTGTTGTaacaaagtagtaattttatatgaaaaatctCTCCAGCAATCAGTTTTATCTAACAATTGATTTCATCTTTTTAGCTGCCTGCATCTGAATTTGATTTgtcatttcttcaaaactcaagGTACCAAGgagaaaatgataaaagtaatttCAGCTCTGGAGGTAGTTTCCTTCCATCTAAAAACATTTCTCAGTTTAGCAGGCAATTGTCGGTCCCTGATGCTACTTACCATAGCTCTCCTAACAGTCCAAAATTTGGTCTAATATCAAAGCATTCTGACTTTTCACTTCCATGCAGTCCTTCTCAAAGAGATTTTTCAACCAATTTGAACTCAATATTCAGTCCAGATAATTTTGTTTGTAGCAGCCCAAAGCAAATCAGGTCTGCAAAATCTGTTGCAGAATCTCAAAATAATTTGGGGCAACCAACTGATGCTGTCATTGAATCATATGTTTGTAAAAGTCCATCAAAAACTAAGAAGcagcagatatttgattttgaatgCACAGATTTCACTTCCCATTGTGCCGACCAAGCCTTAAGGTCTTTTGATAAAGAATATCAGGATCATGGCAGTCGCTTTAACTTTGGTGTTAGCTCATTACAAGAAAAAGATGTATGTAGCTCTGCTGAATCAAGAACTGATAATTCTGACAGCTTCATAGCTCAAATCACAAAAGATTTGGCTAGGATTAGtacgtttgaaaaattttcttgatTCCGAAATAATCAGTATATTTATCTTGTGCCAATTTAGATTTATATGTTGAATGATTAAAATAACATATATATgatcattatatttttcaaacttttttaaatgaaaatatgtagTTCTgaagtatatattttaaaattagagcATTTGTAATATTAGAGAAAGAACATAACAGATTTTATTTCAAGACTGAGGGGCTACTGTCCCTAATCACTATCGCTTACCTAGCCCCAGAATTTCATATGGATTAGTTTGCTATTGGAGCTCGCCACTCCCCTTCCTTACATACTAACTACATCATTAAAGTCTAGCAGGCGCAGGTTCAATAATGCTCAATTAATATATTTTGGGCACTAAATTCTTCAGCCATATCAATCTTGCCAGAATGAAATGATAGATGCCCGAAATTTAGCCATTGTGCCGAAAtctcaagtatcaaaatattcccCACTATTGAGCACCTACTTTAACTTCAAATGATTCTGTTTTTGTTGAATTAGTGCAAAAAATAATGTGCAACAAATTAGTATAACAGTGCTTCTCTAATATTACTTTTCTTACTGCAAATTATAGCATTTGATTTACTTCagattttgcttgaaattttaaacgttCTACATAAAATGTAGCCCAATTTTTCTGTCATAAAGTTTTAACGGTTTCATTGGTTGCTCCGATGACAATCATTAGATTTTTATAACATAGtaagattcataaaaataaaaaaaaaaatagatgaatattttttaaaaaaaagttagtttttgatTAGTAGGAGGAAAAAATATGCTATCTGAATTTAtgcaaaatataaagttaaatctCACCCGCTTTCTTATCAAAAACACAAATATACAAGAGGAGAGATGAAAGACTAATGCAGAAACAAGAAACTTCTTTAAATTGTTATAGCGCGTTTTTTtccatataaatgttttttactcatttatgtTTTTCTAGGTTTAAATTTGTCAAATGAATCTTGTTTTATAATTGATTAGTGTGCTGTTGTGCACTAATCCTTAAAGCAGGGATTTGCAACTAAAGAGAGCAAGTCTAATATATCAGTTAGGAAAAGCTGAGGCTAAGAGCCCAAGTCAAGTGGTTCAATTGCGACAAATGATGACACGTTTTATGTTAgactagtgaaagaaacccgatttcttaaaatgtttactttaaatGCATCTCATGTCTTGAAATCCTTGCTTCAGGAACAGTGAGCTTCATCCTCCCTACCTTCTATCTCTCCTCAGTACTTTAACCTTGACattcaatattaaaatttacatCTTTCTTTTCCACAGCTACTTAcagtaaaaattgcattttggtgCTGTAAGATTTCATATTGTTAGTATTGTGTATGAAACGTTTAATCATTAGTTATGGTTCCATTATGTGCAATCTTTCTCCAAATATTATTAATGATTTTAATTGATAATCTGTTAAAACTGCCTCAAAATTGTTTCCATATATTTGGTAAGATTAGCAATTAAgtgaaaagttacttttaaaatattttgcttcaaagatctcccccccccccccccaagacacCAACGTAACTcaaaattttctgcttaaaaggttGTACTTCTTTTCACTGAAGTATTTTAAACTGAGgtaattttgaattgaattttcaaatttaaattgctCAACTTGTTTTCtgcactttttgaatttttttatgaagtatcATGCAAATATGTCTGCAAGACCTTTTtgctcataaaaattttcatgtcaaATTTGATTCTGAGTTAAGTGACTTATCATGTGcttttttaaatggggaaaaGATGAATACGGGGAAAAAGAGGtagctctttttcttttttttccttagggTAAATCCACCTACTCCCCCCCCCTTCTGTTATTGAACCCCAAAAATAGACAAGTTACAGTAATAATAATATGCATATTTATTAAAgctaaatatcatcaaaaatctTAGAAACATAGATTGATAATTTATTGTATCAAAAGTATGtagaaaattaagttaaaaaaatttagtgtCGAGCACAATTTTTATATGAAGGTGAACTTTATAAATCGAAGTTTTTACTTTTGTGTCGGATGTATTTCAACCAATGTAATGCTTTTTCTTCAGTTGTGGAAgagaaaactgcaaattttactATGTTCTTAATATGAGAAGATTTTTAGTGAGTGGAATGCTTTGAAAGAAGTTGCACTTATTTTACCAGTAGAAATTGTTTCATGCTGAAAGTTGTTTTCCTGTTattgatttgttttgaaaatcattgtttgTTTTGTCACCTTGTTGCTTTGAGTACAGTATGTTCTgttatttttacatatattttaaaaatacaaccaTCATTACATTTCCTTATCCATCTGTTTAGTTTTCACTGGCCAGTATATTATTCATTTGTTTGCACATGTGCCATAAGATCACCACCATGTTCTGAAGTGCTTCTTATGCTAAAATTGCTATATATTTCTTTTGATAACTGCTgcacaaaagtaatatttttgctACTACATGTGTTATTGTGCTATTGAACAAAATCTAAAATGCTTGTATAAACTCAaggtgttaccccccccccccccacccacccacccccaaagaaaataaaaaggtgctatttttgtaaagtaaattACTAGCTGAAAATGTAGCACTAATGAACAAATTTTCCATTCAAGAAACTTTCCTTGCAGTATAAAGTTGAAACACTAAGagatctaatcccagaaataacaataagatatcCTATTGTTCCTCTGAGGCGACAATGTATACATGGATACATACAGGGTGTTAATTATTGAGCTatatgaaataatatttaaattcttcaaagaataatgaacacattttaaagtagcATGAGCAAAGATCGTGGTCCCTTCTGTCTCGCTATAAGTGAGTTTGACTGTATATTATGTGATAGCCAAGGgattaaaaaatttctgaaagtcTTAACAAAGCGAATATTGGTATGATGAGAGTATTCAGGGAATAAgagctgagagaaaaaaaaagaaaaaaatacttagccTCTTTTGTTTTAGGAGATGGCTTATGGATATGTAATTCATATTAAATTTCGTAAAGAGTAGACAAAACATAATAAACTGTTTAACTAccagatttatttattaattttttttttgacatgcaCTTGTTTATTTCCATATGTACCAAAAtcttataaacttgaaatttaaatAGAAGATGCTTTTAAAGTTAAACAGTATGATCAGCTAAAACATTTCACCTTTTGTTACTTTCATTTTTCTCTTGTTTTCTCCTTCCATTAATTTGAATCTCATTTTAAGTTTGTTGTGGTTGTaaccatgtattttttttacataacatttcaaaaatctcatttttatttcatttattttttattgatgtgTTTTTATTGTCTACTTAATTTAATTTCTCACATACATTGCTCAACTGTATGTTACAACAAGAACAATATGTTAATAGTTACCCAtggctttttcttatttttgggttAAAGCataattgactttcattttttcattgctGGTAATTAAGAAAGCAGTTTGCTGTGGTATTACTAGGACCTTAAAGcaagaattagtaaatggagggagctagtCCAGTCATTGACCAAGCAAAAGTTTGGGTAATGAGCTCAAGTCAAGTGTCTCAATAacaacgaatggttgacacgttttgcgtgaagcttgcgaaagaaatctgatttctttcaatgtttttctttaaaatctatcatgtgatttggggtctttccttcacaaatgaaagtcttcacaccctccattttatttcttctcaatgactAAGATGTGTGTCACCCCGGACAGAGTAATCTGAGGTGTAATCCTCCCCCTAAGGAACCCCTAAGAAAGTTTTAACGTTTATTTTAAACATGCAAAGCatacaattttttgaaacaactgatttttatttttgtggtgtgatgaaattttgaattaaaagtcAAGTATAACTTACCAATGCATTTTAGCCTATGCTAATTTGCTCGAGACACATTTTGTAACCGCTGCCTCCCTGCAACATTGcactttatttttgttgaaattttatagattaaATATAGTTTAAGATACATTGTGTGTAAATTTTAGAttcaaatcatttatattttttaaaaactctaaaatCTACTTTGGggatcagcccccccccccaccccacactCAACCCCTAGTGATGCTACTGcaatttgtaaaatattctttcctttttagctgccatatttaaaaaaaattaaatgtgttatTTTTTGTGGCTATGAAATAGCTTGTTTTACTTGCTCAATTATCTATCTTGTTGCATTATTTTAAATTCTCATTTTGTAATTGTCCCCTTTATTTTCATGTTAAGTTCatgtatttgactttttttttagctcaattgttttgtatttaaataaatagtttgattttacaatagaaaaatattgcaatgctTTGTAATGTGGATCAAAGCTGTTTTATTGTATGTAATAATTAAAGTGTAATGTATTATAAAATGTGAAAGTGACATTATATAGTGCATCTCTTATAAATAAGTAATTACGTGTTGAAGAGAGCATTGGTCATCACAAGTTTCGAATATTTCTAAAGTATTGAACATCATAGAAATGAagctataaaagaaaaatttatttttaattgaacctGTATATTTTAGCAGTAAacgtttttcttttctgtaaattaatttcattgcAAAACATCATATCTGTATTTGTAATTGCTGCTCTAATAATAAATTATGTATTggatttttattataattatatgtTTTTAACAATAGTTTTAAAGTTAGAGCCTTTTAGAAacgtaactttaattataattgccccgtataattacaaatatttaataaaaggctcaatttattatattttatttattaggtTGTTTAGGTGATATCACCCCCtctcctttttagtttttttttagattctcTAATCTAA is a window from the Uloborus diversus isolate 005 chromosome 6, Udiv.v.3.1, whole genome shotgun sequence genome containing:
- the LOC129224311 gene encoding carboxyl-terminal PDZ ligand of neuronal nitric oxide synthase protein-like, translated to MPSKKLYNLVSDDAYDSRIPLYNEEAFQHGITFHAKYIGSLDVPRPNSRIEIVAAMRRIRYEFKAKSLKKKKVSITVSVDGVKVVLRNKKRTNHWPWDENKFIVLHHPIYRIFYVSHDSQDLKIFSYIARDGGSNSFKCNVFKSKKKSQAMRIVRTVGQAFEVCHKLSLALASTSACITSNEDIEESTLPDHHSNKGKSQGDGASEPNSCDTQEESSLTKSPDIEAKVKTKETDLYEKSDSSASENNKKILDSPSVYHHIQLLKEQLEQQNQQLHTVVGQVQLLKDQLSAETTARQEAQSQNHRLLAHNKELLEHIRKLVNHIQEIEAKVNLSERSDETMIPQSFHPTPLPASEFDLSFLQNSRYQGENDKSNFSSGGSFLPSKNISQFSRQLSVPDATYHSSPNSPKFGLISKHSDFSLPCSPSQRDFSTNLNSIFSPDNFVCSSPKQIRSAKSVAESQNNLGQPTDAVIESYVCKSPSKTKKQQIFDFECTDFTSHCADQALRSFDKEYQDHGSRFNFGVSSLQEKDVCSSAESRTDNSDSFIAQITKDLARISTFEKFS